In the Oreochromis aureus strain Israel breed Guangdong linkage group 14, ZZ_aureus, whole genome shotgun sequence genome, one interval contains:
- the zbtb44 gene encoding zinc finger and BTB domain-containing protein 44 isoform X1 has product MGVKTFTHSSTSHSQEMLEKLNALRNEGHLCDVTIRVQDKLFLAHKVVLACCSEFFRSKLVGRPEEEDKFVLDLHHVTVSGFAPLLEYAYTSTLSISTENIIDVLAAASYMQMFAVASTCSEFMKSSILWSPGNNNNNNNMGADKPHESAPESASSNCALTPLDGSVSPVSSDCSVMERNVPICRESRRKRKSFVSMASPESPLKCTTQMVTTSPQIPNPSPSFSDSAAQPVESSLAFPWTFPFGIDRRFHSDKSKLPESPRCLEQGTPGTSEVVVGRRLSDFLTCESSKTVSSPVAAEEEDVRVKVERLSDEEVQEASSQPVSASQSSLSDQQTVPGSEQVQEELLISPQSSSIGSMDEGVSEGLPSMQSTSNAGGHAEDDERLEGIQYPYHLYISPSTRPGTNGPDRPFQCPTCGVRFTRIQNLKQHMLIHSGIKPFQCDRCGKKFTRAYSLKMHRLKHEGKRCFRCQICSATFTSFGEYKHHMRVSRHIIRKPRIYECKTCGAMFTNSGNLIVHLRSLNHEASELANYFQSSDFLVPDYLSQVQEEEEALGVQYELEESQHHPVYPGSTSTSTTTPTSSSSSVQMPVISQVSSSTQNCESSSGFLSPEPLDPLEAPTSPKMDADDTAPMTEETKMDNSVGGSSPEVFEEEQQQQHAQAKEVASITIK; this is encoded by the exons ATGGGGGTGAAAACCTTCACCCACAGCTCGACCTCGCACAGCCAGGAGATGCTCGAGAAGCTCAACGCTTTGCGCAACGAGGGTCATTTATGCGATGTCACCATCCGAGTCCAAGACAAGCTCTTCCTGGCCCACAAAGTGGTTCTGGCATGCTGCAGCGAATTCTTCCGCTCCAAACTGGTGGGCCGGCCAGAGGAGGAGGACAAGTTTGTATTGGACCTTCACCACGTGACGGTTAGCGGTTTCGCTCCCCTGCTGGAGTACGCCTACACGTCGACTCTTTCCATCAGCACGGAGAATATCATCGACGTCCTGGCAGCAGCCAGTTACATGCAGATGTTTGCTGTGGCTAGTACGTGTTCGGAGTTCATGAAGTCAAGTATTCTGTGGAGTCCGggtaacaacaataacaacaacaacatgggAGCCGATAAACCTCACGAATCGGCACCGGAGAGCGCCTCATCAAACTGTGCCCTGACACCGCTGGATGGCAGCGTGTCGCCCGTGTCTTCCGATTGCAGCGTGATGGAAAGAAACGTTCCCATCTGCCGTGAATCGCGAAGGAAACGCAAAAGCTTTGTGTCAATGGCTTCCCCTGAGAGTCCGCTCAAATGCACTACACAGATGGTCACCACCTCCCCTCAGATCCCCAACCCATCGCCCTCGTTCTCAGACAGCGCAGCCCAGCCCGTGGAGTCCTCCCTGGCCTTCCCCTGGACTTTCCCATTCGGTATCGACCGGAGGTTTCACTCAGACAAATCGAAGCTGCCGGAGAGCCCTCGCTGTTTAGAGCAGGGAACCCCGGGGACCTCTGAGGTAGTGGTTGGCCGTCGGCTCAGCGACTTCCTAACGTGCGAGAGCTCAAAGACGGTGTCTTCGCCTGTCGCAGCGGAGGAGGAAGATGTACGGGTGAAGGTGGAGCGTCTCAGTGACGAAGAGGTCCAGGAAGCGTCGTCGCAGCCGGTCAGTGCCTCTCAGAGCTCGCTGAGTGACCAGCAGACGGTGCCGGGGAGCGAACAGGTCCAAGAGGAGCTCCTCATCAGTCCACAGTCCTCCTCCATAG GCTCGATGGATGAGGGCGTGTCAGAGGGCTTACCGTCAATGCAGAGCACCTCTAACGCTGGAGGACATGCGGAAGATGATGAGAG gttgGAAGGTATTCAGTATCCGTACCATCTCTACATCAGTCCTTCGACACGGCCTGGCACCAACGGCCCTGACCGGCCCTTTCAGTGTCCGACCTGCGGAGTCCGATTCACACGCATTCAAAACCTGAAACAGCACATGCTCATACACTCCG GCATTAAACCTTTCCAATGTGACCGCTGTGGGAAAAAGTTCACACGGGCCTACTCCCTAAAGATGCATCGGCTGAAGCACGAAGGTAAACGCTGTTTCCGGTGCCAGATTTGTAGCGCCACATTCACGTCCTTCGGTGAATATAAGCACCACATGAGGGTCTCCCGACACATAATCCGCAAGCCGCGGATTTATGAGTGCAAAACGTGCGGCGCCATGTTCACCAACTCTGGCAATTTAATTGTACACCTGAGGAGTCTGAACCATGAGGCATCCGAACTAGCAAACTACTTCCAGAGCAG TGATTTCCTCGTGCCCGACTACCTGAGCCAGgtacaggaggaggaggaggcgctGGGAGTCCAGTACGAGCTGGAGGAGTCCCAGCATCATCCGGTCTACCCGGGCAGCACCTCCACTtccaccaccacccccacctcgtcctcctcctcagtgCAGATGCCCGTCATCTCCCAGGTCTCCTCCTCCACCCAGAATTGTGAGAGTTCCTCTGGCTTCCTGTCACCCGAGCCCCTGGATCCCCTGGAAGCCCCAACCTCCCCGAAGATGGACGCCGATGACACGGCGCCCATGACAGAGGAGACCAAGATGGACAACAGCGTGGGTGGCAGTTCCCCAGAGGTGTTCgaagaagagcagcagcagcaacatgcTCAGGCCAAGGAGGTGGCTTCcattaccataaagtga
- the zbtb44 gene encoding zinc finger and BTB domain-containing protein 44 isoform X2 yields MGVKTFTHSSTSHSQEMLEKLNALRNEGHLCDVTIRVQDKLFLAHKVVLACCSEFFRSKLVGRPEEEDKFVLDLHHVTVSGFAPLLEYAYTSTLSISTENIIDVLAAASYMQMFAVASTCSEFMKSSILWSPGNNNNNNNMGADKPHESAPESASSNCALTPLDGSVSPVSSDCSVMERNVPICRESRRKRKSFVSMASPESPLKCTTQMVTTSPQIPNPSPSFSDSAAQPVESSLAFPWTFPFGIDRRFHSDKSKLPESPRCLEQGTPGTSEVVVGRRLSDFLTCESSKTVSSPVAAEEEDVRVKVERLSDEEVQEASSQPVSASQSSLSDQQTVPGSEQVQEELLISPQSSSIGSMDEGVSEGLPSMQSTSNAGGHAEDDERLEGIQYPYHLYISPSTRPGTNGPDRPFQCPTCGVRFTRIQNLKQHMLIHSGIKPFQCDRCGKKFTRAYSLKMHRLKHEVISSCPTT; encoded by the exons ATGGGGGTGAAAACCTTCACCCACAGCTCGACCTCGCACAGCCAGGAGATGCTCGAGAAGCTCAACGCTTTGCGCAACGAGGGTCATTTATGCGATGTCACCATCCGAGTCCAAGACAAGCTCTTCCTGGCCCACAAAGTGGTTCTGGCATGCTGCAGCGAATTCTTCCGCTCCAAACTGGTGGGCCGGCCAGAGGAGGAGGACAAGTTTGTATTGGACCTTCACCACGTGACGGTTAGCGGTTTCGCTCCCCTGCTGGAGTACGCCTACACGTCGACTCTTTCCATCAGCACGGAGAATATCATCGACGTCCTGGCAGCAGCCAGTTACATGCAGATGTTTGCTGTGGCTAGTACGTGTTCGGAGTTCATGAAGTCAAGTATTCTGTGGAGTCCGggtaacaacaataacaacaacaacatgggAGCCGATAAACCTCACGAATCGGCACCGGAGAGCGCCTCATCAAACTGTGCCCTGACACCGCTGGATGGCAGCGTGTCGCCCGTGTCTTCCGATTGCAGCGTGATGGAAAGAAACGTTCCCATCTGCCGTGAATCGCGAAGGAAACGCAAAAGCTTTGTGTCAATGGCTTCCCCTGAGAGTCCGCTCAAATGCACTACACAGATGGTCACCACCTCCCCTCAGATCCCCAACCCATCGCCCTCGTTCTCAGACAGCGCAGCCCAGCCCGTGGAGTCCTCCCTGGCCTTCCCCTGGACTTTCCCATTCGGTATCGACCGGAGGTTTCACTCAGACAAATCGAAGCTGCCGGAGAGCCCTCGCTGTTTAGAGCAGGGAACCCCGGGGACCTCTGAGGTAGTGGTTGGCCGTCGGCTCAGCGACTTCCTAACGTGCGAGAGCTCAAAGACGGTGTCTTCGCCTGTCGCAGCGGAGGAGGAAGATGTACGGGTGAAGGTGGAGCGTCTCAGTGACGAAGAGGTCCAGGAAGCGTCGTCGCAGCCGGTCAGTGCCTCTCAGAGCTCGCTGAGTGACCAGCAGACGGTGCCGGGGAGCGAACAGGTCCAAGAGGAGCTCCTCATCAGTCCACAGTCCTCCTCCATAG GCTCGATGGATGAGGGCGTGTCAGAGGGCTTACCGTCAATGCAGAGCACCTCTAACGCTGGAGGACATGCGGAAGATGATGAGAG gttgGAAGGTATTCAGTATCCGTACCATCTCTACATCAGTCCTTCGACACGGCCTGGCACCAACGGCCCTGACCGGCCCTTTCAGTGTCCGACCTGCGGAGTCCGATTCACACGCATTCAAAACCTGAAACAGCACATGCTCATACACTCCG GCATTAAACCTTTCCAATGTGACCGCTGTGGGAAAAAGTTCACACGGGCCTACTCCCTAAAGATGCATCGGCTGAAGCACGAAG TGATTTCCTCGTGCCCGACTACCTGA